TGAACACAAATGTCACCCAGGATTCACACTCAGGCCCCGAATGGGCAGACTCTGggaacagtgggggggggggggtctgggcAGCCCTGGGAAGCTGCCTCTGGGGGGGGCTGTCCTTGCCAGCTGGCAGTTCCagagagcgcccccccccccggcagccccCTCAGGGCCCTGTGGTCAGAGGGTGGGCCCAGCCAGATGGGGGCAAATGAAGCCCCTGAAGGGGTAGGGTCCCCAGCGTGTGAAGAGCCCCTCCCCTCCGCCCAGTCCCCAAAGGACCCAAAGTCCTAAGTATTAGGACAATCAAgatacaacagcagcagcagtgagTGGCCCTGCAACCAAGCCTGGAAGTGTCCGTGCGCACAAGAGCCACTGGGGAAACCTCTGGGGGCTCAACGGCTGAAGGGACCCCTGGAGGGGCAGCACCAAGAGCCTCGGCCAGGGCCCCGGTGAACAGGTGTCTTGCTGGGGGCCAAGTCCTGGGGAGGGGCACCCGGTGGGAGGGCGGGTGGAAGGAGATGCCCCCCCCCGGTGCCTGGCTGAACGGAGCGCCCTTCCTGCCCCTGTGCTGCCCAGAAGGGGAGGCCAAAGGAGGGGGCCCAGCGTCTGGGGCAGCCCCCGTGGAGATCCTGAGGCACCTGATATGAAGCGACACCTTCCTGGAGGGCAGCCGGTCTCCCCCTTCATTGACCCATTCACTGCGGACCTGGTACAAGGAGCCCCTTAGAATTGACCCAGGTGAAAAAGCAGGTGGGGGGCCCAAGATGCCCAGCCAGCGTCCCCTTCCGTGGCCTGGTCAGGGGCTGTGGCTGCCCGAAAGAGGCCGCTTTGGCGGACGGAAGCCCCCGCCTGGTGGGCAACCCTGCCGGCCTGCCCTCTGTCCTGGGAAGGGGGTGGGGGGCTCCGTGAAGGCCCCCTCCAGCACTGCCAGGCAGGCCTCCCTGCTGGACCACGGAGGGGGCTGGGGGCTGCTGTGTCCCTGCAGCAGGGCCTGGTGGAGGGAGAGGCCCCCCCAGTGGCGTGGAAGGGAGCCCAGGCGAGGAAGAAAGAGCCCCCTCCATCCGCAGCAGGGTCTGAGCCCCAGGGCCCTCCGGCCAGCCCTCCCCCCAGGAGCTTCCTCAGCATCCGCCGGGCAATCCGAGGGCGACAGGTGGGCCCGGCCAGGGGGGTGGGCACCCGGGGGCTGGGCGGGTCCTGGAACTGGTAATTGGGGGCACGCCGGGAGGGGCCCCGGGACCCGAGGGGAGGGCGGGGGGAAGGGGCCCCCGGTGGCCTAAAGGGAGGGGGGCGTCTCACAGGTCGCACTGGccgtcctgccccccccccgcctgccagCGGTCCCCAAAGGGAGTTCCaggcggggcgggggggctgcaggaggcgTCTGGTCTGCCttcctggggggaggggagggtccCCCCGACAGCagcccccccactgcccccccggCCTACCTGGCCGAAGCTCCCGCGGGGCCCCCGCCGGTCCACGGGGAGGCGAGCAAAGGGGAAAGCGGCCCATCAGCGCCTTCGGTTCCGCTCTCCCGGGGCAGCGGGGGGAGGCTGAGCTGCCACAGGGAGGGGAAGGGGCTGAGCCGGGATGACTCCCCGCCACTTGACATGAGGGGGGAGCTGAAGTGCATCTGGGCGGGGGAGGGACGGAAGGATTTgccgccctccctccctcgcccccTTCTGCCGCACCTGCGGAGGGACGCCCTGTCGGCCACACCCCGGCCCGGCCCAAGGGAGGAGCCGACAGAGGGCTCCATCCCACGAAGAGGCAGCACGGCCCTTCTGCCCCGCACGCCTCTACGGTCCGGCGTCGCCCGCGCGTCAGCGGGAAGCCATAGAGGCCAGGAGGCAGGAGCGGCGAGGGAGGGGCGGGGCGGCGGCTGCGCGCCAAGGGCGCTGGGCGGAAGTGGGCCGCGGGTCCTTCCCTTCCGGCTGGGGGTCAGCTGCGGGGGAGGGGTGATGGCGGCGGCCGAGGCGGAGTACGAGTCGGTGCTCTGCGTGAAGCCCGAGGTCAGCGTCTTCCGCATCCCGCCGCGGGCCTCCAACCGCGGCTACCGGTAGGAGGCCGAGCCCggcggcgcctcccccccccgcaGGGCCTctcgaggggggagggggagctgcTCCCCCCACGCCGTGAAGTGGGGAGGGGGTTTTGCCCCGTTTTGCGACCGTCGTCAAGCGAGGCGCCGCCGTTGAGCGAGCCCCCGTGCGAAGGCGGCGGCCAAGCGGGGTCCTGGCGCTGGCAAGGGCGGGGGGGCCGTTTCCATCCGCCGCCTGGACCGTCGCAAGTGGAGGACTTGCCTTGCAGGGCCTCGGACTGGAAGCTGGAGCAGCCGGACTGGACGGGGCGCCTGCGGGTGACCTCCAAGGGGAAGGTGGCCTACGTGAAGCTGGAGGACAAGGCCTCAGGTGGGTGAGTGGGCGGGGgggccttcctcctccccccccccccccgcggctgctctctttcttccccctggGCCCCGCGTGTGTCCGTCCGTCTGTGCGTGTGTCTGTCCGTGCGTGGGGATCCTTCGGAGCAGCGGAGGAGTTTCCTCTTCTGGCCCTGGTTCCCGGAACCCTGACTTGAAGGTCTGCGGCTGGTGTGCagcagggggggtggggggcgaaaGGCTCAAACGTCTTTCCAGGCAATGGAACCTTGAAACGTCCGAAACGTAAAGGCCCTCTGACTGCACAGCACTTTAAATGCAGTATCACTTGCAGAccctgcccactgccagcaggtCGATCCTAACCGGCTCCAGGCCAACTCGGCCTTTCTGGGCAGTTGGGGGCAAATAATGCTGGGAGGAGGCTGCCAAGGACCCCGCAGCAGCATAGAGGTCTGAGTGCGGTTGCTGTCTGTTCATCCGATCGAGTGGCAAAGCAGATGGAGGGCCTGGTGGCAGAGGGCAGCCAAGGGGCAGGACGGCCTCCCAAGAGGGCTTCGGACCAGGCTGCCTTGTGTGGGTGGGCGATTCTGTCAAGGgggacacacacgcacgcacaaacACCACCCTCCAAACGCCTTCTGGACAAGGGTCCAGTTCCCACTCGAAGgcgcctctcctcctcctcctcctagggGAGCTCTTCGCACAGGCTCCGATCGATCAGTACCCAGGCATCGCAGTGGAGACGGTCAACGACTCCAGCCGGTATTTCGTCCTCCGGATCCAGGATGGAAACGGTGAGGAGGGGGAGGCGTGGTTTCTTCTCAGCTGATGGGAACGGTGTGGTGACCCCACTGAGGGCCCTGGGGTCTGTCAGCCACCCTAGGAGGGAGCCCAGAAATAGCCCCCGGGAGCCCTTCAGAGCCCTGCCTTGCCCTGGACAGAGCCAAACGCCCAGCCGGGAAGACTCTGCAGTCAAGGAGAAAGGAGCTAAAGTGGGGGAGGCTGTgcctgcaagccccccccccctcccctctggtTCTCAGCCGAGCGCCTGAGCAGCCTCCAAaggagccaccatggagaaggtcccctgggggggggaggactaTGGTGCGGGCGTGGCAGTTGTGCCTGTTACCAGTCCGGCTGGGGGGCACCTGAGAGGAGAGGGGGGGCTTCCTTTGCGATGAACTGCCAGGCGTGGAAGGCCAAGTGGCAGAGAGCCTGTGGGAGATCTTGGGGACCTTTGGGTCTGGCGGCCAGGCTGACCGCGGCTGGCTTTCTTGTCCAGGACGCAGCGCTTTCATCGGCATCGGCTTCGGGGACCGAGGAGACGCCTTTGACTTCAACGTGGCCCTCCAGGACCATTTCAAGTGAGTCTTGCCTTGAACCCCCCAACGGGGGCTGGATCGGTTTGTGGCCTCGTCCAGGAGCATCAGGCCCTCTTCAGCCCTGAGACAAGGGTGGGGCTGCAGCCTCCCCTGGCAGGCCTCCCCTCCGCCATCCAGTGTCCATTGGGGCAAGCTCATTGGCCAGAGAATGCAAGGTGACCCTCGCCTCCAGCCAGGGCTGGACCCTCAGCGTTGCCACTTAGCCCTTGATGAGCAGCTTCagtgccaccaccaccaccaccaccgcggATCAAGTGCAATTTGGGacacttcctgctggcttccctagAGAGTCAGTGGGGGCACAATCGGCTTGGGCTCTGCACCCTCCACCTCACCCCCCCAGCACCATGGCCCTTCCTCTGCTCTGGCCATTTCCCTCCCCGCCCTTCCTTAGGGTTCCTTCTGTCGTCCGTTGTGGGGAGCCAGCAGGCCGTTGACTCCCCAAGGGATCCGGGCTTCAGTTAGTcagtgattcattcattcattccttcattcaattttttatgccgcccttctgcgtAGACTCAggctggcttacaacatgttagcaagagcactttttaacagagccacagCCTatgcttcccccccacccccaattggggtcctcatttgaccccccccccccctcagaaggatggaaggctgaatcaaccttgagccggtgatgagattggaaccgctgacctacagatctacagtcagcttgagtggcctgcagtaccgcactctacctgctgcgccaccccagctctttagtTAGCACTGCAACTGGCATCGCCACCACCAGGTGgagcggaatggaatggaattctttatttgttaaatctgtatgccgcccctctctgtaatagaaaacaatatataatacaaatctaataattaaaactaaaagcgCATAATTAAAACTAATACCGTACATAAACAGTATGGGCctgttcccacatgcctgacggcagaggtgggttttaaggagtttacgaatggaatggaattatttttattggccgagtgtgattggacacacaagggatttgtctttggtgcagatgctctcagtgtccataaaagagaaagagacattggtcaagaaccatgaggtccaacacttcatgatggtcataggggtcaaataagcaatgaagaaacaacccATATTAATGAAATTCTTAAGGACACGAGCAACAAGTCCCAGTCCTGCAGCCCTgagtgggaggaaacgggtgaggGGGACGATGAGAACCTACCAGTAGTAGTCGTAGTAGTAGtcgtagtagtgcagacttagtgaatagtccaacggtgttgagggaatgatttgtgtagcagagtgagggcgttcgggggaaaacggTCCTTGTGTCGAGTTGTGCTGgggtgcagggctctgtagcgacgttttgagggtgggggtTGAAACACCTTGTGTCCAGTTTATGCGAGGAGGGGTCCGTAGATCTgcccaccgccctctttttgcctCCTGCAGTGGGGAAGGCAGAAGGTGGTTCTGCAGTTCTGGTTCCCCCCTGAGGTCCGTGTGGGTCTTGCTGGGGGACAGAACCAGAACTGGCCGAGTTGTCTAGTGACAGGCGCGGCAGGCTGTCCGgtgaggggggtgggggggctggccGGGCCCCCGCCCTTGACGCAGCCTCCTGGCCCACAGGTGGGTGAAGCAAGAGACGGAGATCTCCAAGGAGTCGCAGGAGCTGGACAGCCGGCCCAAGCTGGACCTGGGCTTCAAGGAGGGGCAGACCATCAAGCTGAACATTGGGGTGAGGAGACCCCTCCCCACTCGCGCCCCtctcctggaggctccctggggGTCTCACGTGGGGGGGGATTCCTAGGGGCCCCCACCCCCTGACACCGCCTTCCTCTCCTTACAGAACATGCCCAGCAAGAAGGGGGGGGCTGCTAAGCCCCGGCCGGCCGGCTCAGGGGGGGGGCTCAGcctcctgccccctcccccggGGGGCAAAGCGGGCCCTCCCCCTCCGGTGCCCCCCCTCTCCTCCACAGCCATCTCCAACCACGTGACTCCGCCCCCCGTGCCAAAGTCCAGCGGTGCTGGCAACACAGGTGACTCACCCAGCGGGGGCTCAAGGGGGCCCCGGACTCCAGGTGGGGAAAGAGGGAGCcttcacccccacacacacacacgtgccccGGGGGGGGCCCTTTGGGAGGGCCTGGCAGTCCGGGGGGAGCACCAGGAGAGGCCTTGGCCTGCAAGAGACAGGCAGCTACGACCCCTCCAGGGTCCCAATTCACAGCTGGGTCCGACTGGTGCAATGCCCTCCAGCCCTCTCCTGGCCAGCAGAGTCCCTCACTCGACCACTGGTGGCAGGACAGACGAGAAACTCACTCCACGTGGGGCTCCCTGGGGGTCGTAGGTCGAGGGCTGCCTTTGCGCACTcatcttggggggtggggggacccCTGGGGctgcagggaagggggggaatgaGAGCTGAAGCAGAGGAGTCGGTCCTTGGAGGGTCCTGGGGGAAAGCCGGAGGAGACCCTCCCTCTAACCAAggaccccccctctccccccccccagatatcCTCCTAGACTTTGACCTGccccccgcctcctcctccaagCGCCCGGCGCCTCCCGTCGTCCCAGGGGGGGGCGATCTCTGGGGAGACTTCAACACGGCCCCCAGGTAAGAGGGAGGGTCTGCTTCAAGGTCTCCttgggggaggggctctctcaggGGGGGAGGGGCACTTGTCCTTGTCTTCCTCCTAATCCTTTCTCCCCTacctgccccctctcccccccccaaccccagtGCTGCCCCCAGTGAGGCTGCTCAGCCCTCCAGCTGGGTCCAGTTCTGATGGAGCCGAGCGGAGCAGACCAGTGACGGAGGCAGGTGGACGCCCACCCCCCCAGGATGGGACTATCTCCAACATCCTCGGCTCTCCCGTCTCCCCTCCCCATTTCCAGACAATCCTCCTGTGTTTGTGGATGTTCCTGTCCCTCATTGAGGCCCCTCGTGGTTCATCAGTGGCACCAGAATGGCTTCAGgatctgcccccctcccccaggagaTAAGGGACCCGTTTCCCATCTCTGGCCGGTCCCTGGGGGGGGACGACAGGCAAACCCTGCCTCTCCTTTGGGGTGTCCAGCCCGGCTCCAGCTCCTTCCTTTGGGGCCTGGATGCGCCTGGGGGAGCGGGTGGGGGGCCTCAAGGCCGCTCCTCCTGTGGGTCTCTGGGGGGGGTCAGAGCGCCTCTGCAGTGGTCCTGGTCCGGCTTTCCCTCAGCCCCTTCCCCCCGTCCGGATCCGGTTCTGTCTCTGGTGAGCCCTTGCAAGCCCCTCCCCTGCTTTTTCCTCTTTGCTCATCTTTAGCGAGAAGACCACCTCCCAAATAGGACATGGTTggccccccccacccacccctcctgacctccccctccctcccgggcTCCCTTCTGAACTGCAGAGGGGGCTGTGAGGAAAATTAAGCCACTCCTGGCAGCCTGCCTTCCTGGCCCACGTCCTTTTTGGGATTGGCCCCGGTCTCCCCTTGGCTCCTCTCAAAGGGCTCCAGGAAAGACCCGCCCCGCTTGGCCCACCAGGGGGGTGGGGAGCGTTCTCTTGGTGTTGCTCTAGGCCCGCCTCTCCCAGGaggcccctcccccccacccctgttGCATGCCCTGGGCGCCCCCCCCCATGGTTTATTCAGCCATCCAGGCCCTTGCAGGGAGCCTGTCCTCCCCCCTTCTCCGCTCTCGGCCCCCTTCCTTGGCAGAGGGGGGGCCTCACGCGGAAGACCACCAGGAATGAAATGCACTTTGGCCAGGCCCCCCCACCGGACCCACTTAGACGTCCCCTCCCCCGAAGTCCCCTCCATCTGTTGACGCTGGGCTGAAGGGCCCGATTCCCCCCAGGAGAGTGGGAGGGGTGGTCCTGTCGTGGAAGGTGCCCCGCCCCTCCCTCCATGGCAGGGgagcccccccagccccccccgaCTTCCTCAGTCAGTTCTGTGTGCGTGTTTTCTTACGACTAGTATTACCTAAATAATATATTATGTATTGTCACAAAGAGAAGCACTGCTCACCTGTCTGTATATAAAGTATGAGATGTGCCGGTCCAATAAACAGCAAATAAAGGAATTAAACCTGGGAAAAGCTCTGCGCGTTGAAGGCCCGGCCGGGTCAGTCAGTCCCTGGGTTGGTGGGGGGGTGGGCTGGAGTGGGGGAGCCCCCCAGTGTGTGTGACAGGCGGGTGGGTGGAGAGACGGGTGGGGGGTGAGGGGTGGGATCCCTCTGGGTCCTTTCCAGACAAAGGCTCCCACTCATCCCAGTGGCTCCAGCTCAGAGCCGGATTGCGCACCCAGCCAGCGCCATGTCCCGGTCCATCCAGGGCGGCCTCGGATCCTCCGGAACAGCCCCTCCAGAgcgccccccctcctcctccagccCTAATCTCCTGCAGATGCAGCCCCCAGCCCAACCAGGCGGAGGCCCTCCCGGTCTGGATCACACCTGGGCCCCGGTGGGAAGCCCACCAGCTCCGGCAGCGGAAGTGGGCTCCTCAACCTGGGCAGGGCCTCCGCGGGCTCCCTCCGGGGCCTCAAGGGAGGAGGCCCCCTGCCTCCCCCACCCGCCGTGGCTCCTCTGAAAGGCCAGGAAGCCTCCAAAGGGTGGGGGTTCTTTATCAATTTGACCTTTATGCCCCCCCCATCTCACAGGGCTCTCCGTGTCTTCTTGCCGTCGTGACC
This DNA window, taken from Erythrolamprus reginae isolate rEryReg1 chromosome 7, rEryReg1.hap1, whole genome shotgun sequence, encodes the following:
- the NECAP1 gene encoding adaptin ear-binding coat-associated protein 1; translation: MAAAEAEYESVLCVKPEVSVFRIPPRASNRGYRASDWKLEQPDWTGRLRVTSKGKVAYVKLEDKASGELFAQAPIDQYPGIAVETVNDSSRYFVLRIQDGNGRSAFIGIGFGDRGDAFDFNVALQDHFKWVKQETEISKESQELDSRPKLDLGFKEGQTIKLNIGNMPSKKGGAAKPRPAGSGGGLSLLPPPPGGKAGPPPPVPPLSSTAISNHVTPPPVPKSSGAGNTDILLDFDLPPASSSKRPAPPVVPGGGDLWGDFNTAPSAAPSEAAQPSSWVQF